In Streptantibioticus cattleyicolor NRRL 8057 = DSM 46488, a genomic segment contains:
- a CDS encoding helix-turn-helix transcriptional regulator — MRYLTTAEVAERYRTAESTVRYWRHIGKGPRGIKVGKRVLYPEAELLRYERTLIDGQDEWDLAS, encoded by the coding sequence ATGCGATACCTGACCACTGCCGAGGTCGCCGAGCGCTACCGCACAGCAGAGAGCACCGTCCGCTACTGGCGCCACATCGGAAAGGGGCCGCGCGGCATCAAGGTCGGCAAGCGGGTCCTGTACCCCGAGGCCGAGCTGCTGCGGTACGAGCGCACGCTGATCGACGGCCAGGACGAATGGGACCTGGCCTCGTGA
- a CDS encoding helix-turn-helix transcriptional regulator — translation MAGDRPEGGEVPLLYSEGNVAARVALEREVRGWSTTELAERVTRAGVKMNQTAVWRIENGTPRRRINLDEALAFSRVFELPLEELMSPPLEGLDIDSRRLVQEAVEAFYEARDARDRLHHAVVAIADHIKAHPDSSRAIHEQCLRLMGDERDARTLSGDIEDGGHY, via the coding sequence ATGGCAGGCGACAGGCCCGAGGGCGGCGAAGTACCGCTGCTCTACAGCGAAGGGAACGTGGCCGCGCGCGTGGCCTTGGAGCGCGAGGTCAGAGGGTGGAGCACGACCGAGCTGGCCGAGCGGGTGACCAGAGCCGGCGTCAAGATGAACCAGACAGCGGTCTGGCGCATCGAGAACGGCACCCCCCGTCGGCGCATCAACCTCGACGAGGCCCTCGCCTTCTCACGCGTCTTCGAGCTTCCTCTCGAAGAACTGATGTCCCCGCCCCTGGAGGGGCTCGACATCGACAGCCGGCGCCTCGTCCAAGAGGCCGTCGAAGCGTTCTACGAGGCCCGAGACGCGCGCGACCGCCTGCACCACGCCGTGGTCGCCATCGCCGACCACATCAAGGCCCACCCCGACAGCTCGCGGGCGATCCACGAGCAGTGCCTCCGCCTCATGGGTGACGAGCGGGACGCTCGCACCCTCAGCGGTGACATCGAGGACGGCGGCCACTACTGA